The nucleotide window CGGTTGATGTGCATTGTAGCCCTGCGGACGCGTTCGTCCTGCAGGATGTAGTGGCAGTGTAAGCTTCCCCATAATTGCAGCGTCATGTTAAGCCAAAGTACGACGAGGGCTGCATCTTCATGTACCAAGTTATTTAGCCTTGAAAAGGCTTTTGTCTTGACGAATGTATATTTTTGTTAGTGGGTGTGGACACGGCTTGAAGCTATTGCAGTATGACGGAAAATTCTTGCAAACTCTTCAAGATTAGTTTCGGAAAATCTATTTCTCGAAGAACGCTGAAATGCGAATCATTCGATACGATGAAGGTTGCATTCCCAGCAATGGCGCAGTCGACAAACTTGTTGTCGTCTGGATCATCCTTTATAAGGTTGAACCTGAAGAAAGTGTCGATAAGTTCTACGGAAGGCGCGTTCAATAGGGTTTGGATAACGTTCGAAGCGATTATTGAATTTGTCTTTTGTCCAATAATCTCTTCATATTCGTCAAGGATTTCGTTTGAAACACAAAGAGTGTATTTGCCTTCCTGTAAGCCGCGCCAGACATTGAAATAAGCACCCCGTTTAGAAAGGGATGCTAAAAGGCAATTCGTATCAAGAACAATTCTCATATGTTCTTGTAAGGCGTCCGAAGGTGTTCGTTCAGGACGGCTTCATTTTTTTCGTTGTCCCACTCGCCGGACTCCCATAGAGCATCCATGCCGTTCTCGACACGCTTGGCGAAAACATCCGTCAGGGCAACACGAATCTCTTCCAAAGATTTAGAATCCTTGGCAAAGGAAAACATCTTCAGAAGATGCAATTGAGTCGGGTTCAGGACGGTTTCCACAGGTCGCTCCATGTTTCTAAATAGGAATATACATTATTTATGTGCTGTTTGCCAACCCTATTGTCCCGCCCAAGTTGAACTTGGACATTTTTGGCAAAGCTAATAAGATAGTCCATCTTGCCTGCAAAAACTTCATCGGGGGTCTGGTACCCGATAGCCGAGTGCAACCTTTCCGTTGCTGAGTATTCCGGAGTGAATTACACCATGAAACCGGAGTAATGGAAACCGGCGTACCGGTCAAACGGAAACCGCGATTCCGGAGACAAGGAAACCTGTCTAATTTTGGCCTGCACAATTCCGTGCGAACAAAATAGACAGGAGGTCTAATGACCAAATACCGCG belongs to Hallerella porci and includes:
- a CDS encoding putative toxin-antitoxin system toxin component, PIN family, with the translated sequence MRIVLDTNCLLASLSKRGAYFNVWRGLQEGKYTLCVSNEILDEYEEIIGQKTNSIIASNVIQTLLNAPSVELIDTFFRFNLIKDDPDDNKFVDCAIAGNATFIVSNDSHFSVLREIDFPKLILKSLQEFSVILQ